From the genome of Gopherus evgoodei ecotype Sinaloan lineage chromosome 5, rGopEvg1_v1.p, whole genome shotgun sequence, one region includes:
- the LOC115652097 gene encoding interleukin-8-like — translation MSRPRSFVPGSALLLLLAACAALCRGAPMAGELRCQCLQTEAAVIHPKRIAHVELIPEGPHCGVPEVIATTKHGKKVCLDPTAPWVKLIVTKIMNSKSNKL, via the exons ATGAGCCGCCCCCGGAGCTTCGTCCCCGGCagcgccctgctgctgctgctggccgccTGCGCCGCGCTGTGCCGGG GTGCCCCCATGGCCGGCGAGCTGCGGTGCCAGTGCCTGCAGACCGAGGCCGCGGTGATCCACCCCAAGCGCATCGCCCACGTGGAGCTGATCCCCGAGGGGCCCCACTGCGGGGTGCCAGAAGTCAT AGCCACCACGAAGCACGGCAAGAAAGTCTGTCTGGATCCCACCGCGCCCTGGGTCAAGCTGATCGTCACCAAGATCATGAACAG TAAATCTAACAAGCTGTGA